In the Raineyella fluvialis genome, CCGCACCTCGGACGGCGCCCTTCCCTCGACTGAACAGTGTTCAAATAGGTGATGACAGGTCGACCCGAGCGGGAGGTTCGATGAGGGCAGGCCGAGACGGCATGGATCCTGACGATCCCCACGGTGCACCAGTCCGCGTGCTCGAGCGCGCGGATCCGGTGGCCGCGTTCTGGCAGGCTCATCGGGAAGGCGCCGACATCGCGCTCGCGACGTCGGGCACCACGTCCGGGACACCGCGCACCATCGTCCGGACCACCGCCTCCTGGGTGGACAGCTTCCCCGCGTGTGCACAGCGCCTCCAGCTCCAGACGTCCAGCCGGTTCTGGATCCCCGGCCCGTTGGCGGCCACCATGAACCTCTTCGCCGCCTGCCTGGCCACGTCAGTGGGTGCGGCGTGGAGCACCGAGCCGGCCGGCTGCACCCACGCCCAACTGACACCGACCCAGCTTCGTCGGCTGCTCGAGGACGCGCCGACTCCCGGCCTGCACGTCCTGGTCGCCGGTGATGCCCTCGAGCCGTCGCTGCGCCGGCTGGCCGAAGGTGCGGGGCTGTTGATCGACCACTACTACGGTGCCGCGGAACTGTCCCTGATCGCCTGGGGGCACGACGCCGGCGACCTGCGCCTCTTCGACGAGGTGAGCGCCGAAGCGCGAGAAGGGACCCTGTGGGTCCGTTCGCCCTGGTTGTCACGCCTCGTCACCGACGACCGGGGCTTCGCCACCGTCGGGGACCTGGTGCGCCTGGACGGTGACCACGTCGAGGTCCTCGGCCGCCCCGGGTCGGCCACCACGGCCGGGGCGACCGTGGAGCTGGCACCGATCGAGGCCGAATTGCAGGGTCACAGTCGCGGACGGCTCGTCGTCGTCGCCGTGCCCGACGGCCGGGTCGGGCAGGTGATCTGCTGTGCGACCACTGCCCAGGACCGCGCTAGCGTGCGGCAGTGGGCCCGTACGCACCTGACAGGCGCCCGGCGTCCTCGACGATGGATCGTACGGGAGCACCTGCCGATCACGCCGACGGGGAAGATCGACCG is a window encoding:
- a CDS encoding AMP-binding enzyme — its product is MLERADPVAAFWQAHREGADIALATSGTTSGTPRTIVRTTASWVDSFPACAQRLQLQTSSRFWIPGPLAATMNLFAACLATSVGAAWSTEPAGCTHAQLTPTQLRRLLEDAPTPGLHVLVAGDALEPSLRRLAEGAGLLIDHYYGAAELSLIAWGHDAGDLRLFDEVSAEAREGTLWVRSPWLSRLVTDDRGFATVGDLVRLDGDHVEVLGRPGSATTAGATVELAPIEAELQGHSRGRLVVVAVPDGRVGQVICCATTAQDRASVRQWARTHLTGARRPRRWIVREHLPITPTGKIDRTRLADEIVAGDRRRQAARTRPRPQDEGERG